The proteins below are encoded in one region of Ciconia boyciana chromosome 31, ASM3463844v1, whole genome shotgun sequence:
- the VAV1 gene encoding proto-oncogene vav, protein MEAWRQCARWLVAARVLPAGHRASSPEGQVWDLAQALRDGVLLCHLLNALLPRAVPPRDICPRPQMSQFLCLRNIRTFLTACADKFGLPKHRLFGAFDLFDVQDFGKVIDTLSTLSWTPIAQSKGFTPFPTEDCAGDDDIYSGLSDLIDDTAEEDDDLYDCVEAEGDDGDEIYEDLMRVEPPPAMVEVDRRLCCIQELRQTEERYTETLESICQHFLRPLRHFLQPQDLESIFINIEELLQLHRLFLGELRGALGGSGGSRGLPPLFLAYKERFLLYGRYCSQVEAAARRLDQLATNTDLRMKLQECSQRANNGRFSLRDLLMVPMQRVLKYHLLLQELVKLTPEPAERERLRVALDAMRDLAQCVNEVKRDNETLKQLTSVQLCLHNMSQSLAQFGRPKIDGELKVSSTERRSKVDRYGFLLDKALIICKRRGDSYEAKDVVDLQSHQLRDGGLGPRDGKKWTHTFLLIDTAGLQGYELFFKTRELKKKWLEQFEMALSNIFPEHALADGHDFQMFSFEDTTSCRACQMLLRGTFYQGYRCSRCRAPAHKECLGRLGTCGRGGTDSSSGTRKNKSQRPGPEKKRGDLGLPKMEASQPYSGVPPPPGALGPALRLSPGDVVEVTVAEAEQLWWQGRNVANGDLGWFPCAAVRPFICVPLPDLSVYPWYAGPMERGEAEQLLMPRSDGAFLVRQRVKDAGEFAISIKYRGEVKHIKVMTADGLYRVTEKKVFKGLVELVEFYQHSSLKDCFKALDTALVVPFKEPESRASPRPPGAVRSFGSAKARYDFCARDRTELTLREGDIIRVLSKKGHTGWWKGEIYGRVGWFPANYVEEDYSEYC, encoded by the exons ATGGAGGCATGGCGGCAGTGCGCCCGCTGGCTGGTGGCGGCACGGGTACTGCCCGCGGGGCACCGGGCGAGCAGCCCCGAGGGGCAGGTGTGGGACCTGGCGCAGGCGCTGCGGGACGGGGTGCTGCTCTGCCACCTCCTCAACGCCCTCCTGCCCCGTGCCGTGCCCCCCCGCGACatctgtccccgtccccagaTGTCACAG TTCCTGTGCCTGAGAAACATCCGCACCTTCCTGACCGCCTGCGCCGACAAGTTTGGGCTCCCGAAGCACCGGCTCTTTGGTGCCTTCGACCTCTTCGACGTCCAGGACTTTGGCAAG GTGATTGACACCCTCTCGACGCTCTCCTGGACCCCCATCGCCCAGAGCAAAGGCTTCAC gccctTCCCTACTGAGGACTGCGCTGGGGACGATGACATCTACAGTGGCCTCTCTGACCTCATCGA CGACACGGCGGAGGAGGACGATGACCTCTACGACTGCGTCGAGGCCGAAGGGGACGATGGTGATGAAATCTATGAGGACCTGATGCGGGTGGAGCCGCCCCCGGCTATG GTGGAGGTGGACCGGAGGCTCTGCTGCATCCAGGAGCTGAGACAGACGGAGGAGAGGTACACCGAGACCCTCGAGTCCATCTGCCAG CACTTCCTGCGGCCGCTGCGGCACTTCCTGCAGCCCCAAGACCTCGAGAGCATCTTCATCAACATCGAG gagctgctgcagctgcaccgGCTCTTCCTGGGGGAGCTgcggggggcactgggagggtccggggggagccgggggctgccccccctCTTCCTCGCCTACAAGGAGAG GTTCCTCCTCTACGGCCGCTACTGCAGCCAGGTGGAAGCGGCTGCCCGGCGCCTCGACCAGCTCGCGACCAACACCGACCTCCGCATGAAGCTGCAG GAGTGTTCCCAACGAGCCAACAACGGGCGCTTCTCCCTGAGGGACCTCCTGATGGTGCCAATGCAGCGGGTGCTCAAGTACCACCTCTTGCTCCAG GAGCTGGTGAAGCTGACCCCGGAACCAGCCGAGAGGGAGAGGCTGCGGGTGGCCCTGGATGCCATGAGG GACCTGGCACAGTGCGTGAATGAAGTCAAACGGGACAACGAGACCCTGAAACAGCTCACGAGCgtccagctctgcctccacaACATG TCGCAGTCCCTGGCGCAGTTCGGGCGCCCCAAAATCGACGGGGAGCTGAAGGTCTCCAGCACCGAGAGGCGCTCCAAGGTGGACAG gtaCGGCTTCCTCCTGGACAAGGCCCTGATCATCTGCAAGCGCCGTGGGGACTCCTACGAGGCCAAAGATGTTGTGGACCTGCAGAGCCACCAACTGCGGGATGGTGGCCTCGGCCCCCGTGATGGCAAGAAG TGGACCCACACCTTCCTGCTCATCGACACGGCCGGGCTGCAGGGCTACGAGCTCTTCTTCAAGACCCGTGAGCTGAAGAAGAAGTGGTTGGAGCAGTTCGAGATGGCCCT CTCCAACATCTTCCCTGAGCACGCCCTGGCTGACGGGCATGACTTCCAGATGTTCTCCTTTGAGGACACCACGTCCTGCAGGGCCTGCCAGATGTTGCTCAG GGGCACGTTCTACCAGGGGTACCGCTGCAGCCGGTGCCGGGCCCCCGCGCACAAGGAGTGTCTGGGGCGGCTGGGGACCTGCGGCAGGGGCGGCACTG ATTCAAGCTCTGGCACGAGGAAG AACAAGTCGCAGCGGCCGGGCCCTGAGAAGAAGCGGGGAGACCTGG GGTTGCCCAAGATGGAGGCGAGCCAGCCCTACAGCGGCGTCCCACCACCGCCGGGGGCCCTGGGTCCTGCCCTACGCCTCAGCCCCGGTGATGTCGTGGAGGTCACCGTGGCCGAGGCTGAGCAGCTCTGGTGGCAG GGCAGGAACGTGGCCAACGGTGACCTGGGCTGGTTCCCTTGCGCCGCCGTGAGACCCTTCATCTGT GTGCCACTGCCGGATCTCTCCGTCTACCCCTG GTACGCTGGTCCCATGGAGCGGGGGGAAGCCGAGCAGCTCCTGATGCCCCGCTCCGACGGCGCCTTCCTGGTGCGACAGCGGGTGAAGGACGCCGGCGAATTCGCTATCAGCATCAA GTACCGCGGGGAGGTGAAGCACATCAAGGTGATGACGGCGGACGGGCTCTACCGTGTCACCGAGAAGAAGGTGTTCAAGGGGCTGGTG gagctggtggagtTCTACCAGCACAGCTCGCTCAAGGATTGCTTCAAAGCCCTTGACACAGCACTCGTGGTGCCCTTCAAGGAGCCTGAGAGCCGGGCTAGTCCCCGGCCACCAG gagccGTGCGCAGCTTTGGTTCAGCCAAAGCCCGCTATGACTTCTGCGCCCGGGACCGGACGGAGCTGACGCTGCGGGAGGGCGACATCATCCGTGTCCTCAGCAAGAAGGGCCACACAGGCTGGTGGAAAGGAGAGATCTACGGGCGG GTTGGATGGTTCCCTGCAAACTACGTGGAGGAAGATTACTCGGAGTATTGCTGA